From Burkholderia cenocepacia, the proteins below share one genomic window:
- a CDS encoding MFS transporter: MIQTLPDARTVDVSRLIDEQRIGRFAILLIASTWLVMLTDGYELSALAFAAPSLIRAWHIERSVLGPVFGAHVFGIMIGSILFGYIGDRIGRKRAILFGACWYGLITFATAWASSVDHLLWLRFAAGIGIGGAVPNAFVLVSEFAPKRLRATWVTLMFTGYTLGAGFGGGVAVWLVPHFGWPAVFVVGGLAPLVVAAALSFVMPESLRYQVLKGWPRDGIAATAARVRPELALPPEARFVVTDERRVAKFSPRMLFAGRLRYVTTALWLAYIANSMALFFLQNWLPVLIEATGVAAHRAALMTTLFSVGGTLGGLVLMRFIDRHGVRLVTCLPLVGFPLVAALGMNLETAWLTAAVFGVGFCVAGTQAGLNAVASIVYPTSFRSKGTGTAIGVAKIGSISGPMIGGMLLAGHVPVRELFQVAALPVVTVAALMFVLGRTYRPGDTHDDGLAACDPAGAEPPLPAAER; encoded by the coding sequence ATGATTCAAACCTTGCCCGATGCGCGCACGGTGGACGTGTCGCGCCTGATCGACGAACAGAGAATCGGCCGCTTCGCGATCCTGCTGATCGCGTCGACCTGGCTCGTGATGCTGACCGACGGCTACGAGCTCAGTGCGCTGGCGTTCGCCGCGCCTTCGCTGATTCGCGCCTGGCACATCGAGCGCAGCGTGCTCGGGCCGGTGTTCGGCGCCCACGTCTTCGGCATCATGATCGGCTCGATCCTGTTCGGCTATATCGGCGACCGGATCGGGCGCAAGCGCGCAATCCTGTTCGGTGCATGCTGGTACGGGCTCATCACGTTCGCGACCGCATGGGCGTCGAGTGTCGACCACCTGCTGTGGCTGCGCTTCGCCGCGGGCATCGGCATCGGCGGCGCGGTGCCGAACGCGTTCGTGCTCGTGTCGGAATTCGCGCCGAAGCGGCTGCGGGCGACCTGGGTCACGCTGATGTTCACCGGCTATACGCTCGGGGCGGGCTTCGGCGGCGGCGTCGCCGTGTGGCTCGTGCCGCACTTCGGCTGGCCCGCGGTATTCGTGGTCGGCGGGCTCGCGCCGCTCGTGGTGGCCGCCGCGCTGTCGTTCGTGATGCCGGAGTCGCTGCGCTATCAGGTACTGAAGGGCTGGCCCCGCGACGGCATTGCCGCGACCGCCGCGCGCGTGCGACCCGAACTCGCGTTGCCGCCGGAGGCGCGCTTCGTCGTAACCGACGAGCGCCGCGTCGCGAAGTTCTCGCCGCGCATGCTGTTCGCCGGCCGGTTGCGCTACGTGACGACCGCGCTGTGGCTCGCGTACATCGCGAATTCGATGGCGCTGTTCTTCCTGCAAAACTGGCTGCCGGTGCTGATCGAGGCGACCGGCGTCGCCGCGCATCGCGCCGCGCTGATGACGACGCTGTTCTCCGTCGGCGGCACGCTCGGCGGCCTCGTGCTGATGCGCTTCATCGACCGCCATGGCGTACGGCTCGTCACCTGTCTGCCGCTCGTCGGCTTTCCGCTCGTCGCGGCGCTCGGCATGAACCTCGAGACCGCCTGGCTGACGGCCGCCGTGTTCGGCGTCGGCTTCTGCGTCGCCGGCACCCAGGCAGGTCTCAATGCCGTCGCGTCGATCGTCTATCCGACCAGCTTCCGCTCGAAAGGCACCGGCACCGCGATCGGCGTGGCGAAGATCGGCTCGATCTCCGGCCCGATGATCGGCGGGATGCTGCTCGCCGGGCATGTGCCGGTGCGCGAGTTGTTCCAGGTCGCGGCGCTGCCGGTCGTCACCGTCGCGGCGCTGATGTTCGTGCTCGGTCGCACGTACCGGCCCGGCGACACGCACGACGACGGGCTCGCGGCGTGTGATCCCGCCGGCGCCGAGCCGCCGCTACCCGCGGCGGAGCGCTAG